A single region of the Streptomyces sp. NBC_00425 genome encodes:
- a CDS encoding energy-coupling factor ABC transporter permease translates to MHVPDGFINAPTSAVTAVVAAGAIAVSLRGARRELDDRTAPLAGLVAAFIFAVQMLNFPVAAGTSGHLLGGALAAILVGPFTGVLCVSVVLLMQGVLFADGGLTALGVNITDMAIVTTVVAYAVFRGLVKVLPRGRRSVTAASFVAAALSVPAAAVAFTFLYWIGGTTDVAIGKVATAMIGVHVLIGIGEAVITALTVGAVLAVRPDLVHGARDLRQTLRLRVNGELVDAPAADRAPAVPAAARTSRRTLWATGLVTSLVLAGFVSFYASASPDGLEKVAADKGIDAKTGKHATSDSPLADYGVKDVTNARLSGGLAGVIGVGATVVGGSAVFWAVRRRRGADASPTAVESV, encoded by the coding sequence GTGCACGTACCCGACGGATTCATCAACGCCCCGACCTCCGCCGTGACCGCAGTCGTCGCCGCCGGCGCCATCGCCGTGAGCCTGCGGGGTGCGCGGCGCGAGCTCGACGACCGGACCGCGCCCCTGGCCGGCCTCGTCGCGGCCTTCATCTTCGCCGTGCAGATGCTCAACTTCCCCGTCGCGGCGGGGACCAGCGGCCATCTGCTCGGCGGCGCGCTCGCCGCGATACTGGTGGGCCCCTTCACCGGGGTCCTGTGCGTGTCCGTCGTCCTGCTCATGCAGGGCGTCCTCTTCGCCGACGGCGGACTCACCGCCCTCGGCGTGAACATCACCGACATGGCCATCGTGACGACGGTCGTCGCGTACGCCGTCTTCCGCGGCCTGGTGAAGGTGCTGCCGCGCGGGCGCCGGTCCGTCACGGCCGCGTCGTTCGTCGCCGCCGCGCTGTCCGTGCCCGCCGCCGCCGTGGCCTTCACGTTCCTGTACTGGATCGGCGGCACCACCGACGTGGCGATCGGCAAGGTCGCCACCGCCATGATCGGCGTGCATGTGCTGATCGGCATCGGCGAGGCCGTGATCACCGCGCTGACCGTGGGCGCCGTGCTCGCGGTGCGGCCGGACCTCGTCCACGGCGCCCGCGACCTGCGGCAGACCCTCCGACTGCGGGTGAACGGCGAACTCGTCGACGCCCCGGCGGCCGACAGGGCGCCCGCCGTCCCGGCGGCGGCGCGCACGTCCCGGCGCACGCTGTGGGCGACGGGCCTGGTCACGTCCCTCGTGCTGGCCGGATTCGTCAGCTTCTACGCCTCCGCGAGCCCCGACGGCCTGGAGAAGGTCGCCGCCGACAAGGGCATCGACGCGAAGACCGGGAAGCACGCGACCTCCGACTCCCCGCTCGCCGACTACGGCGTCAAGGACGTCACGAACGCCCGCCTGTCCGGCGGCCTCGCCGGCGTCATCGGCGTCGGCGCGACCGTCGTCGGGGGCAGCGCGGTGTTCTGGGCGGTGCGCAGGCGACGCGGCGCGGACGCGTCCCCCACGGCCGTAGAGAGCGTCTGA
- the cbiQ gene encoding cobalt ECF transporter T component CbiQ, with amino-acid sequence MGAGHAHRLYLHGHSPVHGLPPHTKLAAVLAFVVVVVSTPREAMWAFGLYALLLAFVAHRARVPAGLLLKRLLIEAPFVAFAVLMPFVAEGERVDVLGLSLSVDGLWGAWNVLAKGTLGVAASVLLASTTELRELLLGLQRLRLPPLLVQIASFMIRYGDVIADEMRRMRIARESRGFEARGVRHWGVLAKSAGALFIRSYERGERVHLAMISRGYAGSMPVIDEVTASRAQWSYALTLPFTALVVCVLGWTL; translated from the coding sequence ATGGGAGCAGGTCACGCCCACCGCCTCTACCTGCACGGACACTCGCCCGTGCACGGTCTGCCGCCGCACACCAAGCTGGCCGCCGTCCTCGCGTTCGTGGTCGTCGTGGTGTCGACGCCCCGGGAGGCGATGTGGGCGTTCGGCCTGTACGCGCTGCTGCTGGCCTTCGTCGCGCATCGCGCGCGCGTGCCCGCCGGCCTCCTGCTGAAGCGGCTGCTGATCGAGGCCCCCTTCGTCGCGTTCGCCGTGCTGATGCCGTTCGTGGCGGAGGGCGAGCGGGTGGACGTCCTCGGGCTGTCCCTCAGCGTCGACGGACTGTGGGGCGCCTGGAACGTGCTCGCGAAGGGCACCCTGGGCGTCGCCGCGTCCGTGCTGCTGGCCTCCACCACCGAACTGCGCGAGCTGCTGCTCGGGTTGCAGCGGCTGAGGCTGCCGCCGCTGCTCGTGCAGATCGCCTCCTTCATGATCCGCTACGGCGACGTCATCGCGGACGAGATGCGGCGCATGCGGATCGCCCGGGAGTCACGCGGCTTCGAGGCCCGGGGGGTGCGGCACTGGGGGGTCCTCGCGAAGTCGGCGGGCGCGCTGTTCATCCGCTCCTACGAGCGCGGCGAACGCGTGCACCTGGCCATGATCAGCCGGGGGTACGCGGGTTCCATGCCGGTGATCGACGAGGTGACCGCGTCCCGGGCCCAGTGGTCGTACGCGCTGACCCTCCCGTTCACCGCTCTCGTCGTCTGCGTGTTGGGATGGACTCTGTGA